One genomic segment of Amycolatopsis sp. WQ 127309 includes these proteins:
- a CDS encoding maleylpyruvate isomerase family mycothiol-dependent enzyme: MSREHGLIDQGRLLTALGIEGGILVDAVRAAPLEAPVPACPGWSLGEVARHVGSRYRMVRRRLAEGRVPDEWPRDPAPGQGLADYLETGLAELLDELAAHDPGERADTWWPADPTYGFWRRRMVHETLVHRVDVEQSAGVEPREVPEDLALDGIDEALLLWFGQKLPLLGLTGTKAGSVGVLAGGHSWIARAGPEVTQAWHCPAEEAGAADDVVTAEPERIYLWLWGRASLTSVTVRGVHDQAAQLWALLRLATR, translated from the coding sequence ATGTCGCGTGAGCACGGCCTGATCGACCAAGGGCGGCTGCTCACGGCGTTGGGGATCGAAGGCGGAATACTGGTCGACGCGGTGCGCGCGGCGCCGCTCGAGGCGCCGGTGCCCGCGTGCCCGGGCTGGTCGCTCGGCGAGGTGGCCCGGCACGTCGGCAGCCGCTACCGGATGGTCCGGCGCCGGCTGGCCGAAGGGCGCGTCCCGGACGAGTGGCCGCGGGACCCCGCGCCCGGCCAGGGCCTGGCGGACTACCTGGAGACCGGGCTGGCCGAACTGCTCGACGAGCTGGCGGCCCACGACCCGGGGGAGCGCGCCGACACGTGGTGGCCCGCCGACCCGACGTACGGCTTCTGGCGGCGGCGGATGGTGCACGAGACCCTGGTGCACCGCGTCGACGTCGAACAGTCCGCGGGTGTGGAGCCGCGCGAGGTGCCCGAAGACCTCGCGCTCGACGGCATCGACGAAGCGTTGCTCCTCTGGTTCGGGCAGAAGCTGCCGCTGCTCGGGCTCACCGGCACGAAAGCGGGCTCGGTCGGCGTGCTGGCGGGCGGCCACAGCTGGATCGCCCGGGCCGGTCCGGAGGTGACGCAGGCCTGGCACTGCCCGGCCGAGGAGGCCGGGGCCGCGGACGACGTCGTCACGGCCGAACCGGAGCGGATCTACCTGTGGCTCTGGGGCCGGGCGTCCCTGACCTCGGTGACCGTGCGAGGAGTGCACGACCAGGCGGCGCAGCTCTGGGCGCTGCTGCGGCTCGCGACCCGATGA
- a CDS encoding alpha/beta fold hydrolase, whose amino-acid sequence MENFDWQGRRIAWERAGSGPAVVFCHGTPWSSWLWRPFAEALSGDFTVYLWDMPGYGRSSKDPSHAVDFGVQTEAFTALLTHWGLERPHVVAHDYGGAVSLRAHLFHDVPYASLLLADAVAIPPSGSPFFQLVKQHPDVLAQVPPYIHEALVRAYIGNAAFHQLRESDLAALVAPWLGDEGQPALYRQIAAYDESYLAENEQRLSRLDLPVRVLWGTEDTWIPISLGERLAAAIPGATLTPVEGAGHLIQLDAPVRVATELRTWLTQVAA is encoded by the coding sequence ATGGAGAACTTCGACTGGCAGGGGCGCCGGATCGCCTGGGAGCGCGCGGGTTCCGGGCCCGCGGTGGTGTTCTGCCACGGAACGCCCTGGTCGTCCTGGCTGTGGCGACCCTTCGCCGAAGCCCTGAGCGGCGACTTCACGGTGTACCTCTGGGACATGCCGGGCTACGGCCGGTCGTCGAAGGACCCGTCCCACGCCGTCGACTTCGGCGTCCAGACGGAGGCGTTCACCGCCCTGCTCACCCACTGGGGCTTGGAACGCCCGCACGTCGTGGCCCACGACTACGGCGGCGCGGTGTCGCTGCGCGCCCACCTGTTCCACGACGTCCCGTACGCATCGCTGCTGCTGGCCGACGCGGTGGCGATCCCGCCGTCGGGTTCGCCGTTCTTCCAGCTGGTCAAGCAGCACCCGGACGTGCTGGCCCAGGTGCCGCCGTACATCCACGAGGCGCTGGTCAGGGCGTACATCGGCAACGCGGCTTTCCACCAGCTGCGAGAGTCGGACCTGGCCGCACTGGTAGCCCCGTGGCTGGGCGACGAGGGCCAGCCCGCGCTCTACCGCCAGATCGCCGCGTACGACGAGAGCTACCTGGCCGAGAACGAGCAGCGGCTGAGCCGGCTGGACCTCCCGGTGCGGGTGCTGTGGGGCACAGAGGACACCTGGATCCCGATTTCCCTGGGCGAGCGTCTCGCGGCGGCCATCCCGGGCGCAACGTTGACCCCGGTCGAAGGAGCGGGCCACCTCATCCAGCTGGACGCCCCGGTCAGGGTGGCCACCGAGCTACGGACCTGGCTGACGCAGGTGGCGGCCTGA
- a CDS encoding YbaK/EbsC family protein — MSSLDHPAVAKVAAALSEAGQHAAAEGIRVLPAEVRTAAQAAEALGVPVGAIANSLIFRVGYDKNAHALLALTSGAHRADPETLAGLAGVEAVGKADADFVRAHTGQPIGGVAPVGHPTRLTTLVDTALAAHDVVWAAAGHPKTVFPTTFADLVTLTGGTPGALAGAEENSQL; from the coding sequence ATGAGTTCGCTGGACCACCCCGCCGTCGCCAAGGTGGCGGCCGCGCTGTCCGAAGCCGGGCAGCACGCCGCCGCCGAAGGCATCCGCGTCCTGCCCGCCGAGGTCCGGACCGCCGCCCAGGCGGCCGAGGCACTCGGCGTGCCGGTGGGGGCCATCGCCAACAGCCTCATCTTCCGCGTGGGGTACGACAAAAACGCGCACGCGCTGCTCGCGCTGACCTCCGGCGCCCACCGCGCGGACCCGGAAACGCTCGCCGGCCTGGCCGGCGTCGAGGCCGTCGGGAAGGCCGACGCCGACTTCGTGCGGGCCCACACGGGGCAGCCGATCGGCGGCGTCGCCCCGGTCGGGCACCCCACACGGCTGACCACGCTCGTCGACACCGCGCTGGCCGCCCACGACGTCGTCTGGGCCGCCGCCGGGCACCCGAAGACCGTCTTCCCGACGACGTTCGCCGATCTGGTCACCCTGACCGGGGGGACCCCTGGCGCGCTCGCGGGCGCGGAGGAGAATAGCCAGCTGTGA
- a CDS encoding GNAT family N-acetyltransferase: METSRALPQHGQPAAVEEPAVPSAWRVRVRMHDHPGTLARIAIRLADLECNILGLTVLPVPGGVLDEIVLRPAIGLPRRLLVDAIRDEGCECTAIIDADVHELVDSASSTLAAARRAIDDPARLAEVLKEVLAADVVTLVPATETNPARTESGHRAVFALGADTALVARRQWAPFVQLELTRAESLVTLLTAAARNVAGPVVLDRPDGAAIVLRKGLPGDADAVSELHRRCSMATLFRRYHTGVRTVPRRWLHRLLMPPRGTSVLAVFGREVIGLAQLIPSAAGGAEISLLVEDDWQRQGIGTALLARLAVMAEAQGITELTADCLAGDDVLPRTAARAGLRTERGSEDGAKLRLFLPA, from the coding sequence ATGGAGACCTCTCGAGCGTTGCCCCAGCACGGTCAGCCGGCCGCCGTCGAGGAGCCGGCCGTGCCGTCCGCTTGGCGGGTGCGGGTCCGGATGCACGACCACCCGGGCACCCTGGCCCGCATCGCCATCCGGCTCGCCGACCTCGAGTGCAACATCCTCGGCCTGACCGTGCTGCCGGTCCCGGGCGGCGTGCTGGACGAGATCGTGCTGCGTCCGGCGATCGGCCTGCCCCGGCGGCTCCTGGTCGACGCCATCCGCGACGAGGGCTGCGAGTGCACCGCGATCATCGACGCCGACGTCCACGAGCTGGTCGACTCGGCGTCCTCGACGCTGGCCGCGGCCCGGCGCGCGATCGACGATCCGGCCCGCCTCGCCGAGGTGCTGAAGGAGGTCCTGGCCGCCGACGTCGTCACGCTCGTCCCCGCGACCGAGACCAACCCGGCCCGCACCGAGAGCGGGCACCGCGCGGTGTTCGCGCTCGGCGCCGACACCGCGCTGGTCGCGCGCCGCCAGTGGGCGCCGTTCGTGCAGCTCGAGCTCACCCGCGCCGAGTCGCTCGTCACGTTGCTCACCGCGGCGGCCCGGAACGTCGCGGGCCCGGTGGTCCTCGACCGCCCGGACGGCGCGGCGATCGTCCTGCGCAAGGGCCTCCCCGGCGACGCCGACGCGGTGTCCGAACTGCACCGCCGCTGCTCGATGGCGACGCTGTTCCGCCGCTACCACACGGGGGTGCGGACGGTGCCGCGCCGCTGGCTGCACCGCCTGCTGATGCCCCCGCGCGGCACGAGCGTGCTGGCCGTCTTCGGCCGGGAGGTGATCGGCCTGGCCCAGCTCATCCCGTCCGCGGCGGGCGGCGCCGAGATCTCCCTGCTGGTCGAGGACGACTGGCAGCGCCAGGGCATCGGCACGGCCCTGCTGGCCCGGCTCGCGGTCATGGCCGAGGCCCAGGGCATCACGGAGCTGACCGCCGACTGCCTCGCCGGCGACGACGTCCTGCCCCGCACCGCGGCCCGAGCCGGACTGCGCACCGAGCGCGGCTCGGAGGACGGGGCCAAGCTCAGGTTGTTCCTGCCGGCTTGA
- a CDS encoding DUF885 domain-containing protein, with amino-acid sequence MASSSDGVHGICDRYVDDYAAADPVAATSFGIIGHDHRLTDYSPAGFDERAELAARAHAAVTAAEPADAGERSAKAVFTERIGLELEIHEAGLDVAQLNVISSPVQELRMAFDLMPVDTEADWSVVATRIGEVPKALAGIRTGLLAGSDAGHVAALRQVAKVAEQCETWAGLKEEKGFFSELVGGAEKQGDALKTDLARGARAAEEAFAEFAGFLRAELAPKAPGKDAVGEDVYRLWSRYFVGAALDLREAYEWGWAEFARIEAEMRTVANRVKAGATPAEAAAQLDADPRYRVQGRAEFEAWMQRLSDDALKSLRGKHFDISDRVMALECLIAPPGGGVGAYYTGPSEDFGRPGRMWWSLPPGRDEFITWRETSTVYHEGAPGHHLQIATAVDKSDALNKYQRMMAFTSGHAEGWALYSERLMQDLGYLSDDGDLLGMLSEQLFRAARVIIDLGMHLELEIPAGTGFHEGERWTSDLGLEFMLTRTITDPAHVRDEIDRYLGWPGQAPSYKIGERLWLAAREDARARAGASFDIKRFHTQALDMGGMGLDTLRDQLAQLD; translated from the coding sequence ATGGCTTCTTCTTCCGATGGCGTGCACGGGATCTGCGACCGCTACGTCGACGACTACGCGGCCGCCGACCCGGTCGCCGCGACCTCCTTCGGCATCATCGGCCACGATCACCGGCTGACCGACTACTCGCCCGCCGGGTTCGACGAGCGCGCCGAGCTGGCCGCGCGGGCACACGCCGCGGTGACCGCGGCCGAGCCCGCCGACGCCGGCGAGCGGTCCGCGAAGGCCGTGTTCACCGAGCGGATCGGGCTCGAACTGGAGATCCACGAAGCCGGTCTCGACGTGGCGCAGCTCAACGTGATCTCCAGCCCGGTCCAGGAACTGCGGATGGCCTTCGACCTGATGCCGGTGGACACCGAGGCCGACTGGTCGGTCGTCGCGACGCGGATCGGCGAGGTGCCGAAGGCGCTGGCCGGGATCCGCACGGGCCTGCTGGCCGGGTCCGACGCGGGCCACGTCGCGGCGCTGCGTCAGGTCGCGAAGGTCGCGGAGCAGTGCGAGACGTGGGCCGGGCTGAAGGAGGAGAAGGGCTTCTTCAGCGAGCTCGTCGGCGGCGCGGAGAAGCAGGGCGACGCGCTCAAGACCGACCTCGCGCGCGGCGCGCGGGCCGCCGAAGAGGCGTTCGCGGAGTTCGCCGGGTTCCTGCGCGCCGAGCTGGCGCCGAAGGCCCCGGGCAAGGACGCCGTCGGCGAGGACGTCTACCGCCTGTGGTCGCGGTACTTCGTCGGCGCGGCGCTCGACCTGCGCGAGGCCTACGAATGGGGCTGGGCGGAGTTCGCCCGCATCGAGGCGGAGATGCGCACCGTCGCGAACCGCGTCAAGGCCGGCGCCACCCCGGCGGAGGCGGCGGCGCAGCTCGACGCCGACCCGCGCTACCGCGTCCAGGGGCGCGCCGAGTTCGAGGCGTGGATGCAGCGGCTCTCGGACGACGCGCTGAAGTCGTTGCGCGGCAAGCACTTCGACATCTCGGACCGGGTGATGGCGCTGGAGTGCCTGATCGCCCCGCCGGGTGGCGGCGTCGGCGCGTACTACACCGGCCCGAGCGAGGACTTCGGCCGGCCGGGCCGCATGTGGTGGTCGCTGCCGCCGGGCCGCGACGAGTTCATCACCTGGCGCGAGACGAGCACGGTCTACCACGAGGGCGCGCCGGGCCACCACCTCCAGATCGCGACGGCGGTCGACAAGTCGGACGCGCTGAACAAGTACCAGCGGATGATGGCGTTCACGTCGGGCCACGCGGAAGGCTGGGCGTTGTACTCCGAGCGCCTGATGCAGGACCTGGGCTACCTCTCCGACGACGGCGACCTGCTGGGCATGCTGTCCGAGCAGCTGTTCCGCGCCGCCCGCGTGATCATCGACCTGGGCATGCACCTGGAGCTGGAGATCCCGGCAGGCACCGGTTTCCACGAAGGTGAGCGCTGGACCTCGGACCTGGGCCTGGAGTTCATGCTGACCCGCACGATCACCGACCCGGCCCACGTCCGCGACGAGATCGACCGCTACCTGGGCTGGCCGGGCCAGGCCCCGTCGTACAAGATCGGCGAGCGCCTGTGGCTGGCGGCCCGCGAGGACGCCCGGGCCCGCGCGGGAGCGTCGTTCGACATCAAGCGCTTCCACACCCAGGCCCTGGACATGGGCGGCATGGGCCTGGACACGCTTCGGGACCAGCTGGCCCAGCTGGACTGA
- a CDS encoding DMT family transporter, with protein sequence MSLALPVRARSSAALVLAGVLWGTGGLAGSLLGALAGLHPLAVAAWRLLVGGGVACLFVKARPRGRAAAKRLLAVGGLFALFQASYFAAVALSSVSVATMTTIGAAPVVVTVARWRRPGRWTLVSLAGTLAGLVLLRWTPDVSASLGGLAFALLAAAGFATLTLLTAKPVEGLDPLSTTAFGCLLGGLLLTPLASWSGMALPLHLDVLAVALYLGVVPTALAYAAYLRGLADAHPVLGALSAVLEPLTAAILSAVLLGERLAGTAWCGAAVLVAALAVGYWRPEPR encoded by the coding sequence ATGTCCCTCGCCCTACCCGTGCGCGCCCGTTCGTCGGCCGCGCTCGTCCTCGCCGGTGTCCTGTGGGGCACCGGCGGTCTCGCCGGTTCGCTGCTCGGCGCACTCGCCGGCCTCCACCCCCTCGCCGTCGCCGCTTGGCGGCTGCTCGTCGGCGGGGGAGTCGCGTGCCTGTTCGTCAAGGCCCGCCCGCGCGGCCGGGCCGCGGCGAAGCGGCTGCTCGCCGTCGGCGGCCTGTTCGCGCTGTTCCAGGCCAGCTACTTCGCCGCCGTCGCGCTCAGTTCGGTGAGCGTCGCGACGATGACCACGATCGGCGCGGCGCCCGTCGTGGTCACCGTGGCCCGGTGGCGCCGCCCCGGCCGCTGGACGCTGGTCTCCCTGGCCGGCACCCTCGCCGGCCTGGTGCTGCTCCGCTGGACGCCGGACGTTTCGGCGTCCCTCGGCGGGCTCGCGTTCGCGCTGCTCGCGGCGGCCGGTTTCGCGACGCTCACCCTGCTCACCGCGAAGCCGGTCGAAGGCCTCGACCCGCTGTCCACGACGGCGTTCGGCTGCCTGCTCGGCGGGCTGCTGCTCACGCCGCTGGCGAGCTGGTCCGGCATGGCGTTGCCGCTGCACCTGGACGTCCTCGCGGTCGCCCTGTACCTCGGTGTGGTGCCGACGGCCCTCGCGTACGCCGCGTACCTGCGCGGCCTCGCGGACGCGCATCCCGTGCTGGGCGCGCTGTCGGCCGTGCTCGAACCGCTGACGGCGGCGATCCTGTCCGCGGTCCTGCTCGGCGAACGGCTCGCCGGCACGGCGTGGTGCGGCGCGGCCGTGCTGGTCGCGGCGCTGGCCGTCGGCTACTGGCGGCCCGAACCGAGGTGA
- a CDS encoding VOC family protein → MSTRLVNLVIDAARPRVLAGFWAALLGWRVAGELPGEVDVRAPETDGWDLDLVFVPVPEAKVVKNRIHLDLASRTPAHQEELVARALELGARRVDIGQGAVPWVVLADPEGNEFCVLEPREQYADTGAVASILVDAWSPPRLADFWAGITGWEVRAGQGEVIVGLRAPSGRGPWLEFLRNEDAKRVKNRVHLDIAPPAGADHAAAVSEVLVAGAAPADREGVRVPWRVLTDPEGNEFCVLTPR, encoded by the coding sequence ATGAGTACTCGCCTGGTCAACCTGGTGATCGACGCGGCGCGGCCGAGGGTCCTGGCGGGCTTCTGGGCCGCGCTGCTCGGCTGGCGCGTCGCCGGGGAACTGCCCGGCGAGGTCGACGTCCGCGCCCCGGAGACCGACGGCTGGGACCTGGACCTGGTGTTCGTCCCGGTGCCGGAAGCCAAGGTGGTCAAGAACCGCATCCACCTCGACCTGGCGAGCCGGACGCCCGCACACCAGGAGGAACTGGTCGCCCGCGCCCTGGAGCTGGGCGCCCGGCGCGTCGACATCGGGCAGGGCGCGGTGCCGTGGGTGGTGCTGGCGGATCCGGAGGGCAACGAGTTCTGCGTCCTGGAGCCGCGCGAGCAGTACGCGGACACCGGCGCGGTGGCGTCGATCCTGGTCGACGCCTGGTCCCCGCCGCGGCTGGCGGACTTCTGGGCGGGCATCACGGGCTGGGAGGTCCGGGCCGGCCAGGGTGAGGTCATCGTGGGCCTGCGCGCGCCGTCGGGCCGCGGGCCGTGGCTGGAGTTCCTGCGCAACGAGGACGCGAAGCGCGTGAAGAACCGGGTGCACCTGGACATCGCGCCCCCGGCGGGCGCCGACCACGCGGCGGCGGTGTCGGAGGTCCTGGTGGCGGGCGCGGCCCCGGCGGACCGCGAAGGCGTCCGGGTGCCGTGGCGCGTGCTGACCGACCCGGAGGGCAACGAGTTCTGCGTGCTGACCCCGCGCTGA
- a CDS encoding methylenetetrahydrofolate reductase has protein sequence MTSVIERLRGDGPKFSIEFFPPRDTADEAVLWKAVRELEPYDPAYMSITYGAGGSSRDGTIRSIARVATETTLVPMAHLTAVNHSVAELRNVIGWYASVGVRNILALRGDPPGDVYGEWTPHPEGLNYAEELVQLVRELGDFCVGVSASTYGHPRSPDLETDTKYLVRKLRAGADFAIAQLFHDAEDFLRLRDRVAATGCDVPVLPGVMPLTTLRTLQTTIKLSGAPAPAKLLDRLEPLADDPKAFRAAGIDVITELCEKLIAEGVPNLHFYTFNRSKATREVIARLGLVPART, from the coding sequence ATGACGTCGGTGATCGAGCGGTTGCGAGGAGACGGGCCGAAGTTCTCCATCGAGTTCTTCCCACCCCGGGACACGGCGGACGAGGCCGTCCTGTGGAAGGCCGTCCGGGAGCTCGAGCCGTACGACCCGGCCTACATGTCGATCACCTACGGGGCCGGCGGCTCCAGCCGCGACGGCACGATCCGCAGCATCGCCCGCGTCGCGACCGAGACGACGCTGGTGCCGATGGCGCACCTGACCGCCGTCAACCACTCCGTCGCCGAGCTGCGCAACGTGATCGGCTGGTACGCCTCGGTCGGCGTCCGCAACATCCTCGCGCTGCGCGGCGACCCGCCCGGCGACGTCTACGGCGAGTGGACCCCGCACCCCGAGGGCCTGAACTACGCCGAGGAGCTGGTCCAGCTCGTGCGGGAGCTGGGCGACTTCTGCGTCGGCGTCTCGGCGTCCACCTACGGCCACCCCCGCTCGCCCGACCTCGAAACGGACACGAAGTACCTGGTCCGCAAGCTGCGCGCGGGCGCCGACTTCGCGATCGCGCAGCTGTTCCACGACGCCGAGGACTTCCTGCGCCTGCGCGACCGCGTCGCCGCGACCGGCTGCGACGTCCCGGTGCTGCCCGGCGTGATGCCGCTGACGACGCTGCGGACCCTGCAGACGACGATCAAGCTGTCCGGCGCGCCGGCCCCGGCGAAGCTGCTCGACCGGCTCGAACCGCTCGCCGACGACCCCAAGGCGTTCCGCGCCGCGGGCATCGACGTGATCACCGAGCTGTGCGAGAAGCTGATCGCCGAGGGCGTGCCGAACCTGCACTTCTACACCTTCAACCGGTCGAAGGCGACACGCGAGGTGATCGCGCGGCTGGGCTTGGTGCCGGCCCGCACTTAA
- the def gene encoding peptide deformylase, protein MAMRELRYFGDPILKSACDPVTVFDEKLEALVRDLVDSVKPDGRAGLAAPQIGVGLRIFSYDVAGLTGYVINPEIVELSEETHEINEGCLSVPELWFPTERAVHAKVRGVDVHNEPIEVEGEEVLAQCLQHETDHLDGVLYLDRLTTERKKTALREARDKDWFWKR, encoded by the coding sequence ATGGCCATGCGCGAGCTGCGCTATTTCGGGGACCCGATCCTCAAGTCCGCCTGCGATCCGGTCACGGTTTTCGACGAGAAGCTCGAGGCGCTCGTGCGGGACCTGGTCGACTCCGTGAAACCCGACGGGCGGGCCGGGCTGGCCGCGCCGCAGATCGGCGTCGGGCTGCGGATCTTCAGCTACGACGTCGCCGGGCTCACCGGGTACGTCATCAACCCCGAGATCGTCGAGCTGTCCGAAGAGACGCACGAGATCAACGAGGGCTGTCTTTCGGTGCCGGAACTGTGGTTCCCCACCGAGCGGGCGGTGCACGCCAAGGTCCGCGGCGTGGACGTGCACAACGAGCCGATCGAGGTGGAGGGCGAAGAAGTGCTGGCGCAGTGCCTGCAGCACGAAACCGACCATCTCGACGGCGTGCTCTACCTCGACCGGCTCACGACCGAGCGCAAGAAGACCGCTCTGCGCGAAGCACGGGACAAGGACTGGTTCTGGAAGCGCTGA
- a CDS encoding GNAT family N-acetyltransferase, giving the protein MRSRYVQLSADEFRARLPEALDIYVRAMRYPAGTAEQRAPMWLTHALREGWRCMAAFDADDVLLGLAYGYRGRPGQWWHEQVRHGLSRRSGPAEADRWLTDYFELTEIHVRPENQGHRIGEDLLHGLLDGVPSANVLLSTPEGTSRAWKLYRRTGFVDVLRDYHFAGDPRPFAILGRTLPLEPLEPR; this is encoded by the coding sequence ATGCGCTCCCGTTACGTCCAGCTCTCCGCGGACGAGTTCCGCGCGCGCCTGCCCGAGGCGCTGGACATCTACGTCCGGGCGATGCGCTACCCGGCGGGCACCGCCGAGCAGCGGGCGCCGATGTGGCTGACCCACGCGCTGCGCGAGGGCTGGCGCTGCATGGCCGCCTTCGACGCCGACGACGTCCTGCTCGGCCTGGCCTACGGCTACCGCGGCCGGCCGGGGCAGTGGTGGCACGAGCAGGTGCGCCACGGCCTGAGCCGCCGGTCCGGGCCCGCCGAGGCCGACCGCTGGCTGACGGACTACTTCGAGCTGACCGAGATCCACGTCCGGCCGGAGAACCAGGGCCACCGGATCGGCGAGGACCTGCTGCACGGCCTGCTCGACGGCGTGCCGAGCGCGAACGTGCTGCTGTCGACGCCGGAGGGCACGAGCCGGGCGTGGAAGCTCTACCGCCGCACCGGGTTCGTCGACGTCCTGCGCGACTACCACTTCGCCGGCGACCCGCGCCCGTTCGCGATCCTGGGCCGGACGCTGCCCCTCGAGCCCCTCGAGCCTCGCTGA
- a CDS encoding SAV_6107 family HEPN domain-containing protein, with the protein MSVSVVSPADPGQPQLPLSLRPPASPAAAGLLAQARRGLAEAEREADPAERFIGAYLAALRGAAAVLAAHGRPHRGRSRPASTWVLLDADAPELREWSAFFASNSAMRADAQAGITGRVTAEAAAALVRAAEPFLELVRRLVHGLPIAEDAHVA; encoded by the coding sequence ATGTCCGTCTCGGTCGTGTCCCCCGCGGATCCCGGGCAGCCCCAGCTGCCCCTGTCGCTGCGCCCGCCCGCCTCGCCGGCGGCGGCCGGCCTGCTCGCCCAGGCGCGGCGCGGCCTCGCCGAAGCCGAGCGGGAAGCCGATCCCGCGGAGCGGTTCATCGGCGCCTACCTCGCCGCGCTGCGCGGCGCCGCCGCGGTGCTCGCCGCCCACGGCCGCCCGCACCGGGGCCGGTCGCGCCCGGCCAGCACGTGGGTCCTGCTCGACGCCGACGCCCCCGAGCTGCGGGAGTGGTCTGCCTTCTTCGCGAGCAATTCGGCCATGCGCGCCGACGCCCAGGCCGGTATCACCGGCCGGGTCACCGCGGAGGCGGCCGCGGCCCTGGTGCGCGCCGCCGAGCCGTTCCTGGAGCTGGTCCGCCGTCTCGTGCACGGCCTGCCGATCGCGGAGGACGCCCATGTCGCGTGA